Proteins found in one Elephas maximus indicus isolate mEleMax1 chromosome 11, mEleMax1 primary haplotype, whole genome shotgun sequence genomic segment:
- the BBC3 gene encoding bcl-2-binding component 3, producing MARARQEGSSPEPVEGLARDSPRPFPLGSLVPSAVSCGLCEPGLPAAPALLPAAYLCAPAAPPAVTAALGGPRWPGGPRSRPRGPRPDGPQPSLSPAEQHLESPVPSAPGALAGGPTQAAPGVRGEEEQWAREIGAQLRRMADDLNALYERRRQEEQHRHRPSPWRVLYNLIMGLLPLPRDHGAPEMEPN from the exons ATGGCCCGCGCACGCCAGGAGGGCAGCTCCCCCGAGCCCGTAGAGGGTCTGGCCCGCGACAGCCCGCGCCCCTTCCCACTCGGCAGCCTGGTGCCCTCGGCCGTGTCCTGTGGCCTCTGCGAGCCCGGCCTGCCCGCTGCCCCCGCCCTGCTGCCCGCCGCCTACCTCTGCGCCCCCGCCGCCCCGCCCGCAGTCACCGCCGCCCTGGGGGGCCCCCGCTGGCCAGGGGGTCCCCGCAGCCGGCCGCGGGGCCCGCGCCCGGACG GTCCTCAGCCCTCACTCTCGCCGGCGGAGCAGCACCTGGAGTCGCCGGTGCCCAGCGCCCCGGGGGCCCTGGCGGGCGGCCCAACGCAGGCGGCCCCGGGGGTCCGGGGAGAGGAGGAGCAATGGGCCCGAGAGATCGGGGCCCAGCTGCGGCGGATGGCGGACGACCTCAACGCGCTGTACGAGCGGCGG agACAGGAGGAGCAGCACCGGCACCGTCCCTCGCCCTGGAGGGTCCTGTACAATCTCATCATGGGACTACTGCCCTTACCAAGGGACCATGGCGCCCCCGAGATGGAGCCCAATTAG